In Oryza brachyantha chromosome 1, ObraRS2, whole genome shotgun sequence, the following are encoded in one genomic region:
- the LOC102707075 gene encoding probable WRKY transcription factor 70: protein MALGSPTAVVLELMTMGYQSAAYLGELLRAASPTPASEQQELAAEILRCCDRVIARLSAGANGGRSKKRKAVEPAALGVAAGTSSSPDPVTPTKRRARGAEAVREITSGTTADGFIWRKYGQKEINGCRHPRLYYRCAFRAQGCAATRRVQQSQEEPAAFVIAYYGEHTCGGDAAAAAWQEREMPPAVINSGASNTSAAAAADRNMGWRTPALLGVEQRSCGGDAPSETSQGWSPSFSSEVELDVAGFDLDVAGAEAYSSPVWEFLNGSFDWESVINSL from the exons ATGGCGCTGGGGAGCCCGACCGCGGTGGTGCTGGAGCTGATGACGATGGGGTACCAGTCGGCGGCTTACCTCGGGGAGCTGCTCCGGGCTGCGtccccgacgccggcgagcgaACAGCAGGAGCTCGCCGCGGAGATCCTCCGCTGCTGCGACCGCGTCATCGCCCGGCTGAGCGCGGGAGCCAACGGCGGCAGgagcaagaagaggaaggcggtGGAGCCGGCGGCGCTCGGTGTTGCGGCCGgaacctcctcctcccctgaCCCCGTCACGCCGACCAAACGGAG ggcgcgcggcgcggaggcggtgaggGAGATCACgagcggcacgacggcggACGGGTTCATCTGGAGGAAGTACGGGCAGAAGGAGATCAATGGGTGCAGGCACCCGAGGCTCTACTACCGCTGCGCGTTCAGGGCTCAGGGCTGCGCCGCGACGCGGCGGGTGCAGCAGTCGCAGGAGGAGCCGGCGGCGTTCGTGATCGCCTACTACGGCGAGCACACCTGCgggggcgacgccgccgccgccgcgtggcaGGAACGGGAAATGCCACCGGCCGTCATCAACTCCGGCGCATCGAACacctcagccgccgccgccgcagacaGGAACATGGGCTGGCGTACGCCGGCGTTGCTCGGCGTCGAGcagaggagctgcggcggcgacgctccCAGCGAGACGTCGCAGGGGTGGTCGCCATCCTTCTCGTCGGAGGTGGAGCTGGACGTGGCGGGGTTCGACCTCGATGTCGCCGGAGCCGAGGCCTACTCTTCGCCGGTGTGGGAGTTCTTGAATGGCAGTTTCGACTGGGAATCCGTCATCAACTCCCTCTGA
- the LOC102701136 gene encoding probable WRKY transcription factor 38 yields the protein MAFGQGTIEQLYRELAGGRQLSANLQALLEGPLDSRVQKEAVDVSRELGRVFMVSLYMLKPGSSSSIIPEEVARTTTPETRTDDSICLHTARKLKRTRSEEVPPRNGREEVKRTEVTPSPYKDGFLWRKYGQKNIQDSNYLRRVVQFLIT from the exons ATGGCATTTGGTCAGGGTACTATAGAGCAGCTGTAccgggagctcgccggcggccgccagcTCAGCGCCAATCTCCAGGCGCTGCTCGAAGGTCCCCTCGACAGCCGCGTCCAGAAGGAGGCTGTAGATGTCAGCAGAGAGCTCGGGCGAGTGTTCATGGTGTCTCTGTACATGCTGAAGcctggcagcagcagcagcatcataCCGGAAGAAGTGGCcaggacgacgacgccggaGACGAGGACCGACGATAGCATCTGCCTGCACACTGCGAGGAAGCTTAAGCGCACTAG GAGTGAAGAGGTTCCTCCAAGAAATGGGAGAGAAGAGGTTAAGAGGACGGAGGTTACACCCTCGCCATACAAGGATGGTTTCCTGTGGAGAAAATACGGGCAAAAGAACATCCAGGACAGCAATTACTTAAGGCGAGTAGTGCAGTTTTTAATTACATGA
- the LOC102707353 gene encoding protein FATTY ACID EXPORT 3, chloroplastic yields MAASLVHAAASSPLPSSSPAPARPGPSFHPLASSPFLRLSCAAASSSRRLRLDTPLRALSAGPRLAAGWGGPRTRRVVATFAGEESVGSELGDDKENEKGEMKPEEAQEVWKEMLRQFKEEAQRMHVLTLEAYGVYSQKAREVLLEASEKLKIHADKAQKDLSVIATEVGEEGQEYLKIAAQNSPDSIKDISETFNSLGKLKISEYQDYHVGISFGTFLTVGGFLNFMLTGSTSAIRFGIVLGFALLAMGISSLRSQRAGGRRPRLLLKGQAAIASIIFFRELLIFFHYGWFPNIFVVLLSGAVAGFYIQRIMTGGYKGPSSESTADN; encoded by the exons ATGGCCGCCTCGCTCGTCCACGCCGCGGCCTCGTCTCCgctgccctcctcctcccccgcgccgGCCCGCCCGGGGCCCTCCTTCCACCCGCTCGCCTCCTCCCCGTTCCTGCGCctgtcgtgcgccgccgcttcctcctcccgccgcctccgcctcgacacCCCGCTGCGGGCGCTCTCGGCCGGaccgcgcctcgccgccggatGGGGCGGCCCGCGGactcgccgcgtcgtcgccaccttcgccggGGAGGAATCC GTGGGTTCAGAATTGGGTGATGACAAGGAAAATGAGAAGGGTGAGATGAAACCTGAGGAGGCTCAAGAAGTTTGGAAGGAAATGCTCAGGCAGTTCAAGGAGGAGGCTCAAAGAATGCACGTACTGACGTTGGAGGCGTATGGTGTCTACTCCCAGAAGGCGAGGGAGGTGCTATTAGAAGCCTCGGAGAAGCTGAAGATCCACGCAGACAAAGCACAGAAGGACCTCAGCGTGATTGCCACAGAGGTCGGTGAGGAGGGACAGGAATATCTAAAAATCGCAGCTCAAAACTCACCAGACTCAATTAAGGATATCAGTGAGACATTCAATTCTCTCGGCAAGTTGAAGATATCAGAGTACCAGGATTATCACGTGGGCATTTCCTTTG GTACCTTTCTTACTGTAGGGGGTTTCCTAAACTTCATGCTTACTGGAAGCACATCTGCAATTCGTTTTGGTATTGTTCTTGGCTTTGCCCTGTTAGCTATGGGCATCTCAAGTTTGAGATCTCAAAGAGCAGGTGGACGTCGTCCTCGACTTCTGCTGAAAGGCCAAGCTG CAATTGCAAGTATCATCTTCTTCAGGGaattattaattttcttcCAC TATGGGTGGTTTCCAAATATTTTCGTGGTCCTTCTCAG TGGGGCGGTGGCAGGCTTTTACATTCAACGTATTATGACTGGTGGCTACAAAGGTCCAAGCTCCGAGAGTACCGCAGATAACTAA
- the LOC121055824 gene encoding podocalyxin-like, protein RLYYKCTFSRERRCAAKKQVQQKDDGEPPMFLVTYLGEHTCQAQAQAVPGTPTTTAASSPPPTTTTSGRRQQSSSPAEILDSTMSGGASLFSRLLLPHAVGGGSAEEDAAIVTCLATVISGGGGAGAPPPLTPSPSWPTLAPEASGSSGGVPAAFVPSAGHSPSADGSVADEAAAAQMMDIDYCCFFQYDPSTLSPVEAAADHRLLIGDGDVPRAARITDTVWPRYTCDTSAWHR, encoded by the coding sequence aggctGTACTACAAGTGCACGTTCAGCCGCGAGCGGCGGTGCGCGGCGAAGAAGCAGGTGCAGCAgaaggacgacggcgagccacCCATGTTCCTGGTCACCTACCTCGGCGAGCACACGTGccaggcgcaggcgcaggctGTTCCAGGCACACCTACCACCACAGCAGcgagttcgccgccgccgacgacgacgacgagcggccggcggcagcaATCGTCCTCCCCGGCGGAAATCCTGGACTCGACgatgagcggcggcgccagccTCTTTAGCCGCCTTCTTCTACCCCATGCCGTCGGCGGGGGCAGCGCCGAAGAGGACGCCGCCATCGTCACGTGCCTCGCGACTGTCAtcagcggaggcggaggcgccggcgcaccaccgccgctgacgccgtcgccgagctggCCAACGCTGGCCCCGGAGGCGAGCGGGTCGAGCGGCGGCGTCCCGGCGGCGTTCGTGCCGTCGGCGGGGCACTCGCCGAGCGCGGACGGGAGCGTGgcggacgaggcggcggctgcgcaAATGATGGACATCGACTACTGCTGCTTCTTCCAGTACGATCCGTCAACGCTCTCCCCCGTCGAGGCGGCAGCCGACCACCGTCTGTtgatcggcgacggcgacgtgccgcgcgccgcccggaTCACGGACACGGTGTGGCCGCGGTACACGTGCGACACGAGTGCATGGCATCGTTGA